The uncultured Paludibaculum sp. sequence CCCGGCTTGATGTGTGTCAGCACCAGTCCCTCGACCACATAGATGCCCGCGCCCAGCAGGGCGACATGCGTCTCGCGCAGGTCATTCTGGAACCCGCCCACCGACAGATAGTCCACCCCCACCATGCGCACTCTGGCCGCGGCGAGCTTCAGGGCCGCTTCCTCGGAAACGTAGACGAACTCCTCCACAAACCCGGGCCTCGCCAGATACTCAGTGGAGTTCCGGGTCCTGAAGAGGATGCGGGCGCCGGGCTCGAGATCGTCCGGCACGTGACGAGCCCGGACGGCGTGAGGGTCGTCGACGTCGATCACCTGGGCCGGCCCCATTAGCGTATCCAGCGGCATCTGCTCGATGGCCACACCGTCGGCCAGGAAGTGGCGGGGCGCATCGACATGCGTCCCCGTGTGTGCCGTCATGCTCAGCACGG is a genomic window containing:
- a CDS encoding cyclase family protein, whose amino-acid sequence is MSWIDISTPIRSDMVVWPGDTPVHVEQTMFLASGDPFNLTVLSMTAHTGTHVDAPRHFLADGVAIEQMPLDTLMGPAQVIDVDDPHAVRARHVPDDLEPGARILFRTRNSTEYLARPGFVEEFVYVSEEAALKLAAARVRMVGVDYLSVGGFQNDLRETHVALLGAGIYVVEGLVLTHIKPGRYELACLPLLIPGADGSPARALLRPLP